A single region of the Eulemur rufifrons isolate Redbay chromosome 8, OSU_ERuf_1, whole genome shotgun sequence genome encodes:
- the TNFAIP8L2 gene encoding tumor necrosis factor alpha-induced protein 8-like protein 2 — protein sequence MESFSSKSLALQAEKKLLSKMAGRSVAHLFIDETSSEVLDELYRVSKEYTHSRPQAQRVIKDLIKVAVKVAVLHRSGCFSPSELALATHFREKLRQGAMTALSFGEVAFTFEAAVLAGKLTECRDVLLKLVEHHLTPKSHGRIRHVFDHFSDQDLLTALYGPDFTQHLGKICDGLRKLLDEGKL from the coding sequence ATGGAGTCCTTCAGCTCAAAGAGTCTGGCACTGCAAGCAGAGAAGAAGCTACTGAGTAAGATGGCGGGTCGGTCTGTGGCTCATCTCTTCATTGATGAGACAAGCAGTGAGGTGCTAGATGAGCTCTACCGTGTGTCCAAGGAGTACACGCACAGCCGGCCCCAGGCCCAGCGGGTTATCAAGGACCTGATCAAGGTGGCTGTCAAGGTGGCTGTGCTGCACCGCAGTGGCTGTTTCAGCCCCAGTGAGCTGGCCCTGGCTACCCACTTTCGAGAGAAGCTGCGGCAGGGAGCCATGACGGCACTTAGCTTTGGTGAGGTGGCCTTCACCTTCGAGGCTGCTGTTCTGGCAGGCAAGCTGACCGAGTGCCGGGATGTGCTGCTGAAGTTAGTGGAGCACCACCTCACACCCAAGTCACATGGTCGAATCCGCCATGTGTTCGATCACTTTTCTGACCAGGACCTGCTCACGGCCCTCTATGGGCCTGACTTCACTCAGCACCTTGGCAAGATCTGTGATGGGCTCAGAAAGCTGCTGGACGAGGGGAAGCTCTAA